The genomic region CTATTACCTTAAGGCTGGCAGAACCCAGAATATGGCCGGCTTCAGTGGCTTGTACCAAAATACCCGGTGCAACCTCAACAGGCCTGTTGTATGGAATTGGCTGCAACAGTTGTAGCGTCCTTTCCACATCTTCGATATCATAAAGTGGCTTTGTTGGTTCTTTTCCCTTTCGCAGGCGACGACGGTTTAAGTGTTCTATGTCCGAGGCTTGAACCCTTACTGCATCATGAAGGATCAGTCCCACCATTTCGATGGTTGCAGGTGTAGCATAGACAGGATGGTCATATCCATACTTTATAAACAAAGGCAGACGTCCGCAGTGATCCAGGTGAGCATGGGTCAAAACAATGGCATCCAGCCGCTTCAAACTTATTGGAGGTAGCTTGCGGTTCATCAGGTCGGCCTTTTTATTGCCCTGAAATAGCCCGCAGTCGATAACAACACCGGCATTTTGGGTCTTCACATAAAATAAGGATCCTGTCACTCCGCCGGCAGCACCATAAAGGGTGATTTTCATGAGGATTTTTTTAAGATGTTATTTCAAAGGTATGGATAAATATAACGATGTAGCGATGTAACGATGTAACGATATTCGAAGTGAAAAAATTGTTGTTTCGTTATATCGCTATATTTTGTATTTTAAAACAAAAAAGGCTGCCCGATGATCGGAACAGCCTTTACCAACTACAACTTACTCATTACTTTTTAACTGGTTGTGTTGATTTTACCGCTGCCGTATTTGCAGGCTTCGGTGGTTCGGTTTTCTTCACAGGTGCTGTTGTCGGTTTTGGTGCCGGCCTAACTTCTTTTTTCTCACCTGTCTTTTGTTCTATTCCTGTCTTAATTCCCTTGTCTTTTACTTCTGTCGACTGGGGTGCAGTTTCTTTTTTAAGCATATCTGTTTTTTGTTCAGTAGCAGTTTTAGCTTCTCCCGCCGTTGTCGCCGGAGCCTTGATTTCTTTTACCTCACCGGTCTTTGATTGAGCAGCAGGTTTCGGCTGGGTAGCAAGCTTCGGATGAGTAGTAGGTTTCTGCTGAGTATGTTTTGGAGGAGTAGCAGGCTTTGCTGCTTGGTTTTTTTCCACCTTGGTGGTTTTTGGAGCTTCTTTCTTTTCAACCGGTTTTTGATTCTGTGCAAAAACTGTTACGCTGGCTACAAATACAAATGTCAGAGCCATCAAAAAAATCTTTTTCATTACTTTTAATTTTTAGGTTAAAGTTTTGGTGAATTACCGGCCAAAATTACTGCTACAACGGAGTAAGGTGAATAAAAACAGCGTTAAGGAATGTTAAATGGAATTATAAAATTTGTTAAAAGTTCAGATCGGGAAGTCATCCTTATTTTCTTATTCCACTATGAAGCAATGTCCGGTAAAACCGGTATCGCCTGAAAGTCTTAAAAAGTACATCCCTGGTTTAAATGTGTCAAGGCTTAACTGCATGGTACTGGCTGTGCACGTTTTCTCTAGAACGACCTGTCCCAGCTGGTTATAAACAGATATGCTTTCCCCGCCAGCTTGCTCAATATATAGAACATTCCCGGCCGGATTAGGATAAATCTCAATTTCAGGTCGACCTGTATCTTTTATTCCTACACCATTGATTCCGATCGTTCCATCGGTATTCAGATTCTGAGCATAAATATCCCCTCCGTCCGACCTTGTATCGCACCATGCCATAATCCACTGATGTCCATAAAAGTCAGATATATACGAATGAATGACTTGCTTTTGGACATCGGAAATCATGACATGCTCTCCGGGCCATACAAAGTCGCCGTTTTTATCCAGGCATGTAGCTTTTATCCGGTTATCAATAACATTAAGTCCGTAATTTTCATAAACCACAACCATAGTGTCGTTTAGAATATCGCTGCCGATCTGATCGGCAAAGATCGACCCTATTGGTATAATCGTTTTCCCATTATTAGTCCATAACCTTTCACCGGCACTATTCAATATAGCTGCAGGAGGCTGAATTAAAATATGTGATAAAAATATTACCCTGCGTATCTGTAGCAATCTTGGGAAGTGTTTGCTCACCGGTAATCGTTGAAACTGGCGTGTTTTCAAGATAATCATCGCTCCATTGACCATCACTGGCGAATGGAAATGACATTAAAAACAGCATTAAAAAGAGAGTAAACTTTTTCATGACTATTAGGATTTAATGAATATTTGGTACGCCGGTTTTATGGTACTCAGAAGTATTAAATTATCGTGAGTTTGATGTAAGGAATGATCCTACAAATTAAAAGTCTTTGTTAATAAGTTATTGTATATAAATATATTACTATAAAGGATTCTTCTTAAATTAGTAGTGATCAACAATCCCAAAAAGGAGGAATTTTATAGTACCGCAATAGCCTCTTCTATTGGCTTGAAATAGGCTGTTCAAAGCATTATTTCTCCAATGATAAAGCTTATCCGCTTATCAATATTCCGGTTTCTATCTTACAGAAAAACAACTGGGAACAGATGTCCAACTACTTTAAATATTCCATAAAATCTGATGAATCATTTATACAACTGTCATCATTGAGATACCACCAGCAGATCGGTAAGGTGACAAAAACCAAGGGTGCTTTTGCTTCGGAAAATGCCTTAATGAAAATCATCTACCTAGCTTCAACGCTGATTATCGAGAAATAGACAATCCCACTATGTAACTAGAACATTACGTTTCAGAAATTACAGTTGGAAGGCAGGATAACTAGCCTTTAACTTTTAGTAAAAAATCATTCACTAGGATTTTTACACAGCCTATCTATTTCTCTAATTGGTAATGGCTATTCGATAAAGCCTATGAATTCTTCCCTTAAAATCCAGACTAATTATAAATTGTGATATTTTTTCAGTTATATAGAGATTTGAATTTTGTGGATGCTATATAGTTGACATTTAAAACATTTACACTCAGCAATTTTTAATTTTCGATAATCTAATTATATAAACTTGCATAACAATCAACCTTTTACTGAACTATAACAAATTATGGATAAGGGAAG from Bacteroidota bacterium harbors:
- a CDS encoding T9SS type A sorting domain-containing protein codes for the protein MNSAGERLWTNNGKTIIPIGSIFADQIGSDILNDTMVVVYENYGLNVIDNRIKATCLDKNGDFVWPGEHVMISDVQKQVIHSYISDFYGHQWIMAWCDTRSDGGDIYAQNLNTDGTIGINGVGIKDTGRPEIEIYPNPAGNVLYIEQAGGESISVYNQLGQVVLEKTCTASTMQLSLDTFKPGMYFLRLSGDTGFTGHCFIVE